One window of the Candidatus Saccharibacteria bacterium genome contains the following:
- a CDS encoding LysR family transcriptional regulator: MDDSLRKFVAVVEAGTFTRAAELLHISQPALSVAVAKLEKNIGEKLLESNGRHGVVLTEAGKLVYAAALEHRKVAQNLKLELISLGSQKVPLRLGLIDSVAVLLANLPQQLKLLESTTELGLYVANSASLRRGVLQSELDVAIIVADDQADNRLEIAAVTADKLVLVCSPEMQEVFQTRIDNREPLPFLSYVRSSTTFKIIDTELRRSRIETQAVLYSSSPDVMLGMVGRGKGAAVLPRLLVKDKIEAGTLSVLGYKAEPFEIQRRLHVVTLKGRTIPPRLVGLALAMREQLKAYTIV, encoded by the coding sequence ATGGATGATAGTCTACGGAAGTTTGTGGCAGTGGTGGAGGCCGGTACGTTCACGCGGGCAGCTGAGTTGCTCCATATTTCCCAACCTGCGCTGAGTGTGGCAGTCGCCAAGCTCGAAAAAAACATTGGCGAAAAACTTCTAGAGAGTAATGGCCGACATGGGGTTGTTCTTACCGAAGCAGGTAAACTTGTCTATGCGGCTGCGTTAGAGCACCGCAAGGTAGCGCAAAATCTCAAGCTCGAACTTATTTCACTGGGAAGTCAGAAAGTGCCGCTCAGGCTGGGGCTTATCGACAGCGTGGCGGTGTTACTGGCGAACTTGCCGCAGCAACTCAAGCTGCTAGAGTCGACAACCGAACTCGGTCTGTATGTGGCAAACTCGGCCTCTTTGCGTCGGGGTGTGCTGCAAAGTGAGCTCGATGTCGCCATTATCGTCGCCGACGACCAAGCCGATAACCGACTCGAAATTGCCGCTGTTACTGCCGATAAGCTTGTGCTCGTCTGTTCTCCCGAAATGCAGGAAGTTTTCCAGACTCGGATTGATAATCGAGAACCATTGCCATTTTTGTCGTACGTACGCTCTTCTACGACGTTCAAAATAATTGATACTGAGTTACGGCGCTCGAGAATCGAAACCCAAGCCGTACTGTACTCAAGCAGCCCAGATGTAATGCTCGGAATGGTAGGACGTGGCAAGGGTGCGGCGGTATTGCCTCGGCTGCTCGTTAAAGACAAGATAGAAGCTGGAACGCTCTCTGTACTAGGTTACAAAGCAGAGCCGTTTGAAATACAGCGTCGTCTTCACGTAGTAACACTAAAAGGTCGCACCATACCGCCCCGTTTGGTCGGCCTAGCCCTGGCCATGCGCGAGCAGCTTAAGGCATATACCATTGTCTAA
- a CDS encoding undecaprenyl-diphosphate phosphatase: MIEFLQALLLGVIEGITEFLPISSTGHLILTQELIGFKDTHELFTVVIQLGAIAAVVWYYRRDLWQKSVGLLRRESAALNFWKILALGTIPAGVIGLAFDKISTAISIPVVIAFALIIGGIILWLVDNKPVHRTEKLVPLDTITPKQALLVGLGQCVAMVPGVSRSGATIVSGLAVKLNRPTATAFSFYLSIPVLVLASAYKLAKYSADIPSISGGWAGIVIGLVAAFFTALLAVSWLLRYIAHHNFKPFAIYRIVLGILLLLAVSVGWL; encoded by the coding sequence ATGATTGAATTTTTACAGGCGTTACTGCTGGGCGTTATCGAAGGCATAACAGAATTCTTACCTATTTCTAGCACCGGACATTTGATATTAACTCAGGAGCTCATAGGCTTCAAAGATACACACGAACTATTCACGGTGGTTATCCAGCTAGGTGCCATTGCTGCGGTGGTGTGGTACTACCGGCGCGATTTATGGCAGAAGTCAGTAGGGCTACTGCGACGTGAAAGTGCAGCACTCAACTTCTGGAAGATTCTAGCCCTCGGTACCATACCGGCTGGCGTTATTGGTTTGGCGTTTGACAAGATTTCGACAGCTATATCCATACCTGTGGTCATAGCATTTGCTCTCATTATCGGCGGCATCATTTTATGGCTGGTCGATAACAAGCCCGTGCACCGCACAGAAAAACTTGTTCCACTCGATACCATAACTCCAAAGCAAGCGCTCCTGGTTGGGCTCGGCCAATGCGTTGCCATGGTGCCCGGCGTGTCGCGAAGCGGCGCAACCATCGTCAGCGGACTCGCCGTGAAGCTGAACCGCCCAACGGCCACGGCATTTTCGTTTTACCTGAGCATACCGGTGCTAGTGCTGGCCAGTGCTTACAAGCTCGCAAAATACTCTGCAGATATTCCAAGTATATCTGGGGGCTGGGCAGGCATAGTTATTGGACTCGTAGCAGCATTTTTCACGGCGCTCCTGGCCGTCAGCTGGCTGCTACGTTACATCGCTCACCACAATTTCAAACCATTCGCTATTTACCGCATAGTACTTGGCATATTGCTGCTTCTGGCGGTGTCGGTCGGCTGGCTGTAA
- a CDS encoding transposase family protein: MVVHKRTRLMPFQRKALAEDYFVLNLRKKDLIAKYGVSYPTIQKILTRARRDDYSLHVSTNKRYQCLEYGLKRLGKIERSIQDKLARTAKRYEKDYPGEMLHMDTKRLPLLTGETKLDGHEYLFVAIDDYSRELYVGIYPDKSMFSSADFLSTVLAQCPYGIERILTDNGTEYKGRYGEHAFMKACGEAGITQKFTKVKCPQTNGKAERAIRTLMESWHNAEVFNSREERAKALTRFVNYYNCVRPHKGIDKATPLERLCGTFTSTSGL; this comes from the coding sequence ATGGTAGTACATAAACGAACACGGCTCATGCCGTTTCAACGTAAAGCATTGGCAGAGGATTATTTTGTCCTCAACTTACGTAAGAAAGATCTCATTGCCAAATATGGGGTGTCCTACCCCACTATACAAAAGATCCTCACTCGGGCTCGGCGGGATGACTACAGCCTGCACGTCAGTACTAACAAACGCTACCAATGCCTGGAGTACGGCTTAAAGCGGCTGGGCAAAATTGAGCGATCAATCCAAGATAAACTAGCCCGGACTGCCAAACGTTACGAGAAAGACTATCCAGGCGAGATGTTGCATATGGATACTAAACGTCTACCACTACTTACGGGCGAAACGAAGCTGGACGGCCATGAATATCTGTTTGTGGCTATTGATGACTACTCAAGAGAGCTGTACGTTGGTATCTACCCCGACAAGAGCATGTTCAGTAGCGCGGATTTCCTCAGTACTGTACTGGCTCAATGCCCCTATGGTATTGAACGAATCTTAACCGACAATGGCACCGAGTACAAAGGCCGTTACGGTGAACATGCTTTCATGAAAGCCTGTGGCGAGGCTGGCATCACCCAGAAGTTCACCAAAGTGAAGTGTCCGCAGACGAATGGCAAAGCCGAACGAGCCATCCGAACACTAATGGAGAGCTGGCATAACGCCGAGGTATTTAACAGTCGTGAGGAGCGAGCCAAAGCCCTTACCAGGTTTGTGAATTACTACAACTGTGTACGCCCACACAAAGGCATTGACAAGGCGACGCCGCTCGAGCGACTATGTGGTACTTTTACCAGTACGAGCGGCCTATGA
- a CDS encoding LysM peptidoglycan-binding domain-containing protein, producing MQSNQVSLAEATASHDAIGAAATATYQSAPTPTGGSGGSGGSGGSGGSGGTYTIQSGDTLSAIAKRYGTTVDVLADLNGITDPNRIYAGKTLKLPGGSTTPAETPAVAAPVPAQVVTDPAGTNPIVVDDPVASSDDATGAAPVNTAGVETNTDSTNSTGQTDTDQDPDAGTAPGAGTAAPGSQTGEDNRDDAANDALANGGNEDQENNAGGAEGVDDGLPGSSVGEDHRSDQANAALADAELNHPAMPNDITTPDDPVAGNAAGGAEPTAGTGMHIVMPGDTLSDIAQYYGTDVDTLVRLNNVENRNLIHPGQVLQLPDGAAAGSVGTGTDESAGTYTVVVGDTLSAIAEKHGYGGDYMSLAKENNLANPDLILPGQKLAFGGASANGLPGNTLPEPTSIVGYTEQS from the coding sequence ATGCAATCTAACCAGGTGTCGTTAGCAGAGGCCACAGCGTCCCATGATGCGATCGGTGCAGCTGCAACGGCTACGTATCAAAGCGCACCTACACCGACTGGTGGTTCTGGTGGTTCTGGTGGTTCTGGTGGTTCTGGTGGTTCTGGTGGTACGTACACCATTCAGTCGGGAGACACGCTGAGTGCTATTGCGAAGCGGTATGGAACCACAGTGGATGTTCTGGCTGATTTAAATGGCATAACAGACCCAAACAGAATTTACGCCGGCAAAACCCTTAAGCTGCCTGGCGGCTCAACAACACCGGCCGAAACGCCTGCCGTCGCTGCTCCCGTGCCCGCCCAGGTTGTAACTGACCCTGCAGGAACAAACCCAATTGTAGTCGACGACCCTGTGGCATCCTCAGATGACGCAACCGGGGCAGCGCCAGTAAATACTGCTGGCGTGGAAACCAATACGGACAGCACAAACAGCACGGGTCAAACTGATACCGACCAAGACCCAGACGCCGGTACAGCTCCAGGTGCTGGCACTGCTGCGCCCGGCAGTCAAACCGGCGAAGATAATCGGGACGATGCAGCAAATGATGCGCTAGCCAATGGTGGTAATGAAGACCAAGAAAATAATGCCGGTGGAGCTGAAGGAGTTGATGACGGCCTGCCAGGCAGCAGTGTCGGTGAAGATCATCGAAGCGACCAAGCAAATGCTGCATTGGCCGATGCCGAGCTCAACCATCCTGCCATGCCAAACGACATCACCACGCCTGATGACCCAGTGGCGGGTAACGCCGCCGGAGGAGCCGAGCCAACCGCTGGTACAGGTATGCATATTGTTATGCCTGGTGACACCCTAAGCGACATTGCTCAGTACTACGGCACAGATGTAGATACGCTCGTTCGTCTAAACAATGTTGAAAACCGTAACCTCATTCATCCGGGTCAAGTACTACAACTCCCTGACGGCGCAGCCGCAGGATCGGTTGGTACGGGCACGGACGAAAGCGCCGGAACCTACACTGTTGTCGTAGGCGATACACTCAGTGCCATTGCAGAGAAGCATGGGTACGGCGGAGACTACATGTCTCTGGCAAAAGAGAACAACCTTGCTAACCCAGATCTAATACTCCCTGGCCAAAAGCTAGCCTTTGGAGGAGCAAGCGCTAACGGATTACCTGGCAATACGCTGCCAGAGCCTACCAGTATTGTTGGCTATACAGAGCAAAGCTGA
- a CDS encoding glycoside hydrolase, with protein sequence MSENEQDTMRAEDVLSETEIADVEERAALPLDEQAKQILGANDRGNYTIPAENLYPHQWLWDSCFVAIGLRHIDVDRAQTELLNLVKGQWSNGMLPNMIFSNEPEYRRDREFWRSWISPYSPDGIATSGITQPPMLAEAVWQVGQKLTLAERRRWYRLMLPHIVSYHEWLYRERDPHGEGLALLLHPWECGLDNTPPWTTELRDHLMPAWIRFIRWARLEGIIGFFRRDRHYIPPGQRLSTLETLSYFDAQRRLRRKAYDSLKILDHGLFSIEDLTFNCIFIRANERLRDIARTLHHELPDELQQRMEKSERALHELYDPYSKMYWSRDFITHRLLKQPSIAALMPLYAGVLTKEQAEHMVKQLENEHVFGPGFPVPSVPLDSPQFNPDLYWQGPTWINTNWLIVDGLRRAGYKDHADALTETMLEMVRRSGFAEYFDPVTGEPLGAHNFSWTAALVLDLLQDKAARAK encoded by the coding sequence ATGAGCGAAAACGAGCAGGATACCATGCGTGCTGAAGATGTTCTGAGTGAAACGGAAATTGCTGATGTTGAGGAGCGAGCGGCGCTGCCACTCGACGAACAGGCAAAACAAATCCTGGGTGCAAACGACAGAGGTAATTACACCATCCCAGCCGAAAACCTCTACCCGCACCAGTGGCTATGGGATAGTTGTTTCGTAGCAATTGGCCTCAGGCACATAGATGTTGACCGCGCCCAAACCGAACTACTCAATCTTGTAAAAGGCCAGTGGAGCAACGGTATGTTGCCAAACATGATTTTTAGTAATGAGCCAGAGTATCGTCGTGATAGAGAGTTTTGGCGAAGCTGGATAAGCCCCTATTCACCTGACGGTATCGCCACCAGCGGCATCACCCAGCCACCCATGCTCGCAGAAGCTGTCTGGCAAGTCGGTCAAAAGCTGACACTGGCAGAGCGGCGCAGGTGGTACCGTCTGATGCTACCGCACATTGTTTCCTACCACGAATGGCTATACCGCGAGCGTGACCCCCACGGCGAGGGATTGGCTTTACTCCTCCACCCATGGGAATGCGGGCTGGATAACACGCCACCGTGGACTACCGAGCTCCGTGACCACCTCATGCCAGCTTGGATTCGGTTTATTCGCTGGGCACGGCTGGAAGGCATCATCGGCTTTTTCAGACGCGACCGACATTACATACCTCCCGGACAGCGGCTAAGCACTCTTGAAACACTCAGCTACTTCGATGCACAGCGTCGTCTGCGCCGGAAAGCCTACGACAGCCTCAAAATTCTCGACCACGGGCTGTTCAGTATAGAAGACCTTACCTTCAACTGCATATTCATACGCGCAAATGAGCGGCTTCGTGACATTGCCCGCACTCTTCACCATGAATTGCCCGATGAACTCCAGCAGCGTATGGAAAAAAGCGAACGGGCGCTTCACGAGCTCTACGACCCTTACAGTAAAATGTATTGGTCGCGCGACTTCATTACCCACCGCCTACTAAAACAACCGAGCATCGCAGCGCTCATGCCGCTGTACGCCGGCGTACTTACAAAAGAGCAGGCGGAACACATGGTAAAACAGCTTGAAAACGAGCATGTTTTCGGCCCAGGGTTCCCAGTGCCCTCTGTACCACTTGATAGCCCGCAGTTTAACCCAGACCTCTACTGGCAGGGACCGACGTGGATTAATACTAACTGGCTTATCGTTGATGGCCTGAGACGCGCAGGCTACAAAGACCACGCTGATGCGCTCACCGAAACAATGCTTGAAATGGTCCGCCGCAGCGGCTTTGCTGAGTATTTCGACCCGGTAACTGGCGAGCCGCTCGGAGCCCACAACTTTTCGTGGACCGCCGCGTTGGTGCTGGACTTACTTCAGGACAAAGCTGCTCGAGCAAAATAA
- a CDS encoding YajQ family cyclic di-GMP-binding protein, whose amino-acid sequence MGNFSFDIVSESDKAEMNNVFDQALREMASRYDFKGTPAELDWLDDKKGLKVTGNGEWQIEAILEIVRKKLAARGQSQKVLDTSRELVESNLKTTKEVPFKAGLDQDKAKTLTKLIRDAFPKVKTQIQGEAVRVMSSSKDDLQAVMTLLRSREDLDFPLSFTNYR is encoded by the coding sequence ATGGGAAACTTCAGCTTCGACATCGTGAGTGAATCCGACAAAGCAGAAATGAATAACGTCTTTGACCAGGCGCTGCGCGAAATGGCCAGCCGCTATGACTTTAAAGGCACGCCAGCCGAGCTGGATTGGCTCGATGACAAAAAAGGCCTAAAAGTCACCGGTAACGGCGAGTGGCAAATTGAAGCCATTCTGGAAATAGTCCGCAAAAAACTGGCCGCCCGTGGCCAAAGCCAAAAAGTGCTCGACACCTCGCGCGAGTTAGTCGAATCCAACCTTAAAACAACCAAAGAGGTACCGTTCAAAGCCGGGCTCGACCAAGACAAAGCCAAAACACTTACCAAACTCATACGCGACGCGTTCCCCAAGGTAAAAACCCAAATCCAGGGCGAAGCCGTTCGCGTCATGAGCAGCAGCAAAGACGACCTCCAGGCCGTCATGACCTTGCTTCGCTCCCGCGAAGACCTCGACTTCCCTCTGAGTTTTACGAACTACAGATAA
- a CDS encoding hypoxanthine phosphoribosyltransferase, which translates to MQANVLFKEAQITERVASLAQEIAADYASRGGLHTVTVLNGALHFASQLRFAISKANPELGFEMTSDTIHLASYHGTGSSGEVKKISDLTHPVTGKHVLIVEDIVDTGKTLSVLVAELLAQKPASLAVVVLLRKPSKLAVPESDLGEKMYVGFDIGPEFVVGHCFDYDGRFRDVPDIYALSPAT; encoded by the coding sequence ATGCAGGCGAACGTGTTGTTCAAAGAGGCGCAAATTACCGAGCGGGTTGCGTCACTGGCTCAGGAAATCGCGGCAGATTACGCTTCGCGCGGTGGACTGCACACGGTGACAGTGCTGAATGGTGCGTTGCACTTTGCTTCGCAACTGCGATTTGCGATTTCTAAGGCAAACCCAGAACTTGGCTTTGAAATGACCTCAGACACCATCCACCTTGCAAGTTACCATGGCACTGGCTCTAGCGGCGAAGTGAAGAAAATTAGCGATTTGACTCATCCGGTCACGGGCAAACACGTGCTCATTGTAGAAGACATCGTCGACACCGGGAAAACACTCAGCGTCCTTGTGGCCGAATTATTGGCGCAAAAGCCCGCCTCGCTTGCGGTGGTGGTGTTGCTGCGAAAGCCATCAAAACTGGCCGTTCCAGAGTCTGACCTGGGCGAAAAGATGTACGTAGGCTTCGATATTGGCCCAGAGTTTGTGGTGGGCCACTGTTTTGACTACGATGGTCGCTTCCGCGATGTGCCAGACATATACGCTCTTAGTCCCGCAACATAA
- the pheS gene encoding phenylalanine--tRNA ligase subunit alpha — protein MSYQHEDIARAAELLRTRLQTLDDKVAIMRAPELGALYAQIRTLPNEVKSSFGRELNELKSELQAAVDAAADSAVELPPIDVTAPMDVNTARPSLLPNQQGSVHPLMQEMERIAHIFNRMGYVVEESRELDDQYHMFETLNFPKGHPARDDYDTFMTVETDKEGDPFIAPAHTSTMQNRVLRKYAVNLEKGEPIAVLVPDRVFRNEDLDARHEHTFYQFEGVYVNKGVHAGMLIATLQTFLEEYYGKQLEVRVNPFYFPFTEPSFEFALSCPFCEKAGCHICSHSGWIELLGCGMIHPNVLRAADVDPAVYTGFAWGSGVERLVMMKYGVEDIRHFESAKLDFLEQFK, from the coding sequence ATGAGCTACCAGCACGAAGACATTGCTCGCGCCGCCGAACTTTTGCGAACGCGACTCCAAACGCTCGACGACAAGGTCGCAATTATGCGCGCACCGGAGCTCGGCGCGCTGTATGCCCAAATCCGGACACTCCCAAATGAAGTGAAATCTTCCTTCGGTCGCGAGCTAAATGAGCTGAAAAGTGAGTTGCAAGCGGCTGTTGACGCAGCAGCCGACTCGGCCGTAGAATTACCGCCTATAGATGTAACTGCACCCATGGACGTGAATACAGCTAGACCTAGCCTTTTGCCAAACCAGCAGGGTAGCGTCCATCCTCTTATGCAGGAAATGGAACGCATAGCACATATATTCAACCGCATGGGCTATGTCGTAGAAGAATCTCGTGAACTGGACGACCAGTATCACATGTTCGAGACGCTGAACTTTCCCAAAGGCCACCCCGCGCGCGACGATTATGACACCTTCATGACAGTTGAAACAGACAAAGAAGGTGACCCGTTCATCGCGCCTGCTCACACCAGTACTATGCAAAACCGTGTCCTCAGAAAATATGCCGTCAATCTTGAAAAGGGTGAACCGATTGCAGTACTCGTACCCGACCGTGTGTTCCGCAACGAAGACCTCGACGCACGGCACGAGCACACGTTCTACCAGTTTGAGGGCGTTTACGTGAACAAGGGTGTCCACGCCGGTATGCTGATTGCGACGTTACAGACCTTTCTCGAAGAATATTATGGCAAACAACTTGAAGTTCGAGTGAACCCGTTTTATTTCCCATTCACCGAACCAAGTTTTGAGTTTGCGCTGAGCTGTCCGTTTTGCGAAAAGGCTGGTTGTCACATTTGCAGTCATTCCGGCTGGATAGAACTTTTGGGTTGCGGCATGATACACCCAAATGTACTGCGTGCGGCCGATGTTGACCCTGCTGTGTACACCGGCTTCGCCTGGGGTAGCGGCGTCGAGCGTCTTGTCATGATGAAATACGGCGTGGAAGACATCCGCCACTTCGAAAGCGCCAAACTCGATTTCCTGGAGCAATTCAAATGA
- the pheT gene encoding phenylalanine--tRNA ligase subunit beta, protein MKVSLNTIRQYVDFELPPVTELVERINQQLGGVEEVIDLGAKYKGIVVAKIVTCEPHPDSDHLHICQIEVGNNPEYAKFKIPDSNFVQVVCGAPNVHADMFVAWLPPGATVPASYDKDPFVLDARTIRGVKSNGMLASPAELAIGDNHDGILEITVADLPPASSPRRRGSSSLKNTSWIPNQVGNDSSLRPGIDFAEVFGLNDTIIDIENKMFTHRPDCFGQLGVAREIAGIHGQKFTSPEWYLSIPEFVAGDGLQLTVLNEAEEKVPRFMAVAVKNVEIKPSPFWLQCELVRLGSKPINNIVDITNYVMLHTAQPLHAYDYDKLRGCTLGARMGRAGEKLTLLNGKNYDVTEDDIIIVDAEGPVGMGGVMGGGNSEVSADTKNVVLECATFDMYTIRKTSMRHGLFTDAVTRFNKGQSPLQNPACLFQALNMVLELAGGSQAGAVADLVSGDELAARIQAHEGVLPQSIMPQFIRDRLGLGIKKYDMVQLLGNVEFPLCEDCGWDPEDEQDNNEELHINVPFWRTDVELPEDIVEEVGRLYGFDKLPRELPQRSMKPAPLNVRLEMKRKIRHILSGAGANEVLTYSFVHEKVLKGAGQDPAQAFRLGNALSPDLQYYRLSLIPSLLDKVHVNIKAGHDEFALFEFGKAHRKGDLGEDGLPREYERLAFVYAAKKYPHAAFYAARQYVEMLSDSLVYVPLSEFDSSAHAIFEQLSKPFEPKRAAVVFDGEQFVGVVGEFSAATRRAFKLPEGAAGFELFQSFLLKLAPKQYVPLPRFPSVTQDISLRVSIATPYADVLASAESALDQLRTEVQLLELTPLGIYQPEAGQTKTVTLRLRATNTLRTLTDTEVASYIDSIAETAAKEVGAEKV, encoded by the coding sequence ATGAAAGTAAGTTTAAACACTATTCGCCAATATGTTGACTTTGAACTACCGCCGGTGACAGAGCTGGTTGAGCGGATTAACCAGCAGCTCGGCGGAGTCGAGGAAGTTATAGACCTCGGTGCAAAATACAAAGGCATTGTAGTTGCCAAGATTGTAACGTGCGAACCGCACCCCGACAGCGACCATCTCCACATTTGCCAGATTGAAGTGGGCAATAACCCTGAATATGCCAAATTCAAGATTCCAGATTCAAATTTTGTCCAAGTCGTCTGCGGTGCGCCAAACGTCCACGCCGATATGTTCGTTGCGTGGCTGCCGCCCGGCGCCACCGTGCCGGCGAGCTACGACAAAGACCCGTTCGTGCTGGATGCTCGCACCATACGCGGGGTAAAAAGCAATGGCATGCTGGCCAGTCCAGCCGAACTTGCTATTGGCGATAATCACGACGGCATTTTGGAAATCACCGTTGCAGACTTGCCTCCTGCGTCATCCCCGCGAAGGCGGGGATCCAGTAGCCTAAAAAACACTTCCTGGATTCCCAATCAAGTCGGGAATGACAGCAGTTTAAGACCGGGCATTGACTTTGCGGAAGTATTTGGACTCAATGACACAATCATAGACATAGAAAACAAGATGTTTACCCACCGACCAGATTGTTTCGGTCAGTTGGGTGTAGCACGTGAAATTGCTGGTATCCACGGCCAGAAGTTTACAAGCCCTGAGTGGTATTTGAGTATCCCAGAATTCGTTGCGGGAGATGGATTGCAACTGACTGTTTTAAATGAAGCAGAAGAAAAGGTGCCACGTTTCATGGCGGTTGCGGTAAAAAATGTGGAGATTAAGCCAAGCCCGTTTTGGCTCCAGTGCGAATTAGTGCGACTTGGCAGCAAGCCCATAAATAATATTGTCGACATTACCAACTACGTCATGCTACACACAGCACAGCCCTTACACGCATATGATTATGACAAGCTCCGTGGATGCACACTGGGTGCTCGCATGGGCAGGGCGGGTGAAAAGCTTACACTACTCAACGGCAAAAATTACGACGTTACAGAAGATGACATTATTATCGTAGACGCCGAAGGCCCAGTCGGTATGGGTGGTGTTATGGGTGGCGGCAATAGCGAAGTTTCGGCTGATACAAAAAATGTTGTGCTCGAATGTGCCACGTTCGACATGTACACCATACGCAAAACAAGTATGCGCCACGGACTTTTTACCGATGCCGTCACGCGGTTCAATAAAGGTCAGTCACCACTTCAAAATCCTGCATGTCTATTTCAGGCACTCAATATGGTTCTGGAACTTGCCGGTGGTAGTCAGGCGGGGGCGGTCGCTGACCTTGTGTCCGGCGATGAACTGGCTGCTCGCATACAAGCACATGAGGGCGTATTGCCCCAGAGTATCATGCCACAATTTATTCGTGACCGACTTGGCCTTGGTATAAAAAAATACGATATGGTGCAGCTGCTTGGAAATGTCGAGTTTCCGCTTTGCGAAGATTGTGGCTGGGACCCCGAGGACGAACAAGACAACAACGAAGAATTACACATCAATGTGCCGTTTTGGCGTACTGATGTTGAACTTCCGGAAGATATTGTTGAGGAAGTCGGACGGCTCTACGGCTTTGATAAACTGCCGCGGGAGTTGCCGCAGCGAAGCATGAAGCCCGCGCCGTTAAACGTGCGACTAGAAATGAAGCGAAAAATCCGCCATATTCTCTCTGGGGCCGGTGCAAATGAGGTGCTAACGTATAGTTTTGTACACGAAAAAGTACTGAAAGGTGCCGGCCAAGACCCAGCGCAAGCATTTCGTTTAGGGAACGCGCTTAGTCCTGACCTCCAGTACTACCGACTGAGCCTTATTCCTAGTCTGCTCGACAAAGTACATGTAAATATTAAAGCCGGTCATGATGAATTTGCCCTGTTTGAGTTTGGAAAGGCCCACCGTAAGGGTGACCTTGGCGAAGATGGGCTTCCTCGCGAGTACGAGCGACTTGCGTTTGTATATGCAGCCAAAAAATATCCGCATGCAGCGTTTTATGCTGCGCGCCAATATGTCGAGATGCTTTCAGATAGTTTGGTCTATGTGCCACTGAGTGAATTTGACTCATCTGCGCATGCAATATTTGAGCAGCTTTCAAAACCATTTGAACCAAAACGCGCAGCCGTTGTTTTTGACGGGGAGCAATTTGTAGGGGTGGTGGGCGAGTTTAGTGCGGCAACGCGGCGAGCTTTCAAGCTCCCAGAGGGTGCAGCCGGTTTCGAGCTATTCCAGTCGTTCCTTCTCAAGCTCGCTCCAAAACAGTATGTGCCATTGCCTCGTTTTCCGTCTGTAACACAAGACATCTCACTAAGAGTCTCTATCGCAACCCCGTATGCAGATGTTCTGGCGTCTGCAGAGTCCGCGTTAGACCAGCTTCGCACCGAGGTTCAATTACTCGAACTCACGCCGCTCGGTATATACCAGCCAGAAGCCGGGCAAACCAAAACGGTAACCTTGCGACTACGAGCCACTAACACACTGCGGACACTCACAGACACGGAGGTTGCGAGCTACATAGACAGCATAGCTGAAACGGCTGCAAAAGAAGTTGGTGCCGAAAAGGTCTAG